From Triticum urartu cultivar G1812 chromosome 2, Tu2.1, whole genome shotgun sequence, a single genomic window includes:
- the LOC125541467 gene encoding uncharacterized protein At5g39865-like, with protein MTIQTLKARILRVLRSSLPAAPAAASASLPPSPTKPGRVVLHSTDGLSDDASFFDAQETPTKINLPAEPIDDDWELVDQDGYDRDSLASGPAPASDPDGMLRDFPARCPPGGDEAVVLYTTTLRGIRKTFEDCNDVRALLDNLAVAFQERDVSMDRGLREQLWAATGEKAVPPRLFVRGHDLGGAAQVLALHEDGRLTSLIQLPSLSPPEAAVSSNKKREKCEACGGLRFVVCGECDGSRKLFDGERGGVRCHGCNENGLVMCTLCLYPS; from the coding sequence ATGACTATCCAGACGCTGAAGGCGCGCATCCTGCGCGTCCTCAGATCGTCCCTCCCCGCTGCCCCTGCCGCCGCATCGGCATCCCTGCCGCCGTCGCCGACCAAGCCCGGCCGCGTCGTGCTCCACTCCACCGACGGACTATCCGACGATGCGTCCTTCTTCGACGCCCAGGAGACCCCCACCAAGATTAACCTCCCCGCTGAGCCCATCGACGACGACTGGGAGCTCGTTGACCAGGACGGCTACGACCGGGACTCCCTTGCCTCGGGGCCGGCGCCGGCGTCTGATCCCGACGGCATGCTCCGGGATTTCCCGGCCAGGTGCCCACCCGGCGGCGACGAAGCCGTGGTGCTCTATACCACCACGCTCCGGGGCATCCGCAAGACGTTCGAAGACTGTAACGACGTGCGCGCTCTGCTGGATAACCTCGCCGTGGCGTTTCAGGAGCGCGACGTGTCCATGGACCGGGGTCTCCGGGAGCAGCTCTGGGCTGCCACTGGCGAAAAGGCCGTGCCCCCGCGGCTCTTCGTCCGCGGCCACGACCTCGGGGGCGCCGCCCAGGTGCTCGCACTCCACGAGGACGGTCGCCTTACCTCCCTCATCCAGCTGCCGTCACTTTCGCCCCCGGAGGCGGCGGTCAGCAGCAACAAGAAGAGGGAGAAGTGCGAGGCGTGCGGGGGGCTGAGGTTCGTGGTATGCGGTGAGTGCGATGGCAGCCGGAAGTTGTTCGACGGCGAGCGCGGTGGTGTCCGGTGCCACGGATGCAACGAGAACGGACTCGTCATGTGCACACTTTGCTTGTACCCGAGCTGA